The Vigna angularis cultivar LongXiaoDou No.4 chromosome 6, ASM1680809v1, whole genome shotgun sequence genome contains the following window.
TGTGAAGCGTTGGAGAAGAAGACTTCGCGTGGTGGCCTGTGGTGGTTCGGTAAAGGTGGCACGATTGTTGGGTGGTGGTTCGATGTGAGAATGAAGTGTTGAAGATTTGTGGGCGCCTTGTTATCAAGCTTCTCCAGAGTGCCGATGCCATTGATATATGTCCAAAATACAATATGGTGTGTTCATTTGAAAAGGTTTGACATTTCTGTTTAATCTCAAAATAAAATCTGTCTGGCTGGGATTCTAAAGAGACACTTCAACCTTTTGACAGTGTAGAGGAGAAGATGAAAGCTTTTTGAAAGATCCCAAGTTGAATGCAAATTAGGAATGAATGGTTGGAAGGAAAACCTGTATGCTGCAACTGAACGCTTTAAGCTAATAGGAGCTTCTAAGGCAGATATTTCAATGGTTCTAAAGAATCATTCCTCAAATGTAGATGCTAAAGATGGAGATGATAAAAAGGTTGAGAAAACACGGCAGAATAAGACCATTAAACCAGAGATCAGTAAGGCTAATCAAGTATGAGATGGTTTGGATTTGAAATCTCTTCTGCGGCTGTTATTCAGTTCAATTTTAAATGAAGACCTTGGACAAAGAATATATTTGTTGCTTGGAGTTTAGAAGAGAtatcttatttcttttaaaccaGATACTAAGAAATAGAAAGCGaaaatgcaaaaattaaaaataaaaaacactctactgcctcggttcaagtctcaaccaaccgaggcagtagagtctGAGATACTACCTCGGTCCAAAAGGAATCGAGGCGAAAACGTGTTCCTTTTTGACTCGGTTTTTAACCGAAGCAAAAAGTCTACACCTTTTTGCTTCGCTTGTATATATCTCGGTTCATGAATCGTTGTTTATGGACgaaaataaaagtcattttcCTTAATTACACTAGTGAATATCTgatttaatgaaagaaaattctACGCGTTCACAAGTTATAGCAACTATTTGGAATTGTTTAAATCAGAATGAGAAGTAAATACTACATTTCTTAATAAGTCACTCTtatttgaaatagaaaaacaatttgtcaTAAACAACTTTACAGGTTCAAGTTCAAGTGAAGGACTTTGTCAGCACAAACAGCTACAATAACTGGACCAACCAAATCACCGATAGCACAacctgaaaaaaaaacaaggaaaatcaaaattacaaagccataaatgaaaaagaaaggataAACTTTTCTTAAGTTAGTGACAATTTTTTCACCACATTTTGTATGATATTAGTTAAAATTCATGTAAGTTATACTCATTAAAAACTGTTATAATCTTGGAAAAGATACTGTTAATTAAATAATGTCTTCCTAACATTTATGTAAAAGTAAATAGTGACTATGAAAGAATATTTGGATGAAAATTTCATATTCTTACCAACCCATTGGCCAACTGAAGGACGAATAAGGGAAGCACCAATCCCTGCCCCAATTGAGGCAAAAATTAGAGATGCATTGCACCTAACTGTAGCTAGGAAAACCTTCTGTCTAAGAACCCTAATTCTCACATTATTGCTCAAATTTTCATTCTTTGACTTTGACTTAAAGAACTGAAATAATCCGATGCCTACTTGGACAACCCATGATGCTGAAACTCCAAGCATATACCCTATGCACAAATATCAGCATAATATAGATTAAGTCCACAACTCCATTCAatcttaaaagaatataaaatttattaaaattaaatatgtttttcatcctcaaattaatatacaaaattgcatattatttttaaattaaattttaaggtatttagtttttgtttcttataaaagttatgaaaaatatCCTTTCTAACAAAATAACTTGTAAAAGTTATATTATGGGTTTAACTGATTTTCTGTTTATCATATGAAAAAAACttgttgaaaaaattattttcatgacTTACATTTAAGGATTATAACTtagacataaatttataattcatgtttcaaactttaatcttaaactttaaaaataaataaatacctatttttttttaatttaatacttttttattttatgtgtagatgttttaaattgatatttgaattgaaatatgtcaaaatgatataaatagtttaaatatcAACTTAAAACactatttaatacataaaagaaaattaaggttgttaaattataataattatatttatttaattttaaagtttaagattaaaaatatattaaaatttataaaataaacgaATTCTAATATCACATAtaagtttattaattaaaaatatatttaatcttaagtataaaaattaaatatttcataatttaatttaaaaagaaaatacacattgttataataatttgaagATGAAAAGCATATTTAACTTCAACCTAATTGTTAATTGATTTGACTTACCTCTGAAAGTTGTTTTGCTCACAGAGCAGATGTAAACTAAAGTAGGCATTTTCCTTCCAGCCTTGCGAGCAGCTGACTGGGGAACATCTGTTCAAGAGATCACATGAATTCAACaagcataatatttttaaaaaaatcagtatcaaacaatcataatatgtatttttttactATGTTTATTCTATTTATCATGTTTTCTAAGGAATATAGGAAGAAGCAAAAATGATGCACCTTTAAGTAGTTTCCACGCCATTCTTCTTGAAACATAATGTACAGTCACTCTTTCTAAAATGCGTCTGGTTGTCACCACAGTGACCTATGACAAAATCCAAAACAAATAAACTTATTAGCTAATTTTCAAACACGGTCTTTTTGAAGTTTGAATCAACAAGTTCACCTCACGAATGATTTGAAACAGTGACTTTTTGAATGGAACACTCAAATTGCCATCATGGTCATGTTTGTCCCGTAGAAACTCAACATCATCTTGTTCCATCTTTGCATGATGCTCCATGAGAGGCAAATAGAACATCAGAAATGATCTCAATGTaatgattgaaaatgatttccATTCCAAAGCAGAAAACAAAGGTTTGAGCTCAATTTTGTAGTTCTTGGTATTGTATTTTAGAGAATCATGGTAGAAATATTTTCCTCCCAAGTTTCCCATATTAGGAATGTGATCTTCAGAAATCATTGCTCCAGCATCACAATGAGCAACTGTTGGCCTGAAACTGAAGTTTTGTACCTATAATGTCAGTGTAAACTCATTGTTTACCAAAGATGTAAAACATGATTGAGGTGAACTTAAAAAGGACAATgtcaaaattctttttatttggaaatttaaatACATTGAGATAATATCAAtcacactatatatatatttaaagtattgtagtttaaaattttgttacaattttatttttaaaaataaaattaaagaagaaatatgtgtttaaacttattttgattttgattattaaATGATAGGTAAATCAGAAGAATTTTTATCGCACAAATAATGTCAATAGATATaacaaatctctttttttttgttaaacaataatataatgacATACTTATACATTCGagtataaagataaaatagttataaaagtataaatttttataattttttaagaaaaaaaataaaaaataaataaagataatattaaataagtgtaaaaaatTTAGATGTGTCAAACAATTTATACCTTTCCTTCCCTCTGtgtataatttctttttgtttcctCTTTTATACTCATTTTACTCTCTTCAATGACAATTAAAAATCTTCTTTTGAGCATTATGTGAAACATTATCGATAATAAATTTACCTTAAGAAGATATCATAATAAAGTTTCTCACATGTATGAAAAACAACAATTAACATGGTGATATTAAACTAGATTGATATTTTAAATGGTGAAAGATCATACCCAAAGAAGTCCTTTGAGGGAAAAGATGTGGCCGCAGCAAAAGATGCAACAGTAGCAGATGCAGAAAATAAGGAAGATTGGTAGGTCCGTTCCGTGTTAAAGCTCTGGTTTTTCTTCCATAGATCTAACAGTAATGTTAGTCCCGCCATGGTCCTTACAAGTTACAACATTAATCAATAAGTGACAACATGGGTATCCTCAACAATCAATTCATAAGATCACAAcattatatttaacaaaaaatcgACAAAATGGTTGGCAATCATAACtattgaaatttcaaattgtaATTTGATTCGGTTTTCAGGAATAAACTGATTTGGGTTTCTCATGCATGGCAACGATCTCCACAAATTTTAGAATTACATATGTTTTGTTGAACTCATTCATAACTAAAAGGAGTGCatcttgtaaacaaaatcatgcAACATTAGCATACCTTGACGTGAGCTTGAGACACAAATGGAGTCACCAATGTCAAAAATCAAAGTGGGAGAAACTAGCCAAGTGAAAGGTGGATCTAGTAAAAGTTTATGGAGttaaaagagagagaagtgaTAACAGTTATCAAATATGTTTGGAATGTTCGAGATGCTATTTGTGGTAATTCAGATATGTGATTTGTCTTTTTCCAACACCCACAAGGTccttatatttcattaattttatggttagtttttttttttaaacaaagtttAAAGTTATagaaattttcaagaaaaataccATTCAGAAAAATTTCAAGGTCTCACAATTATAAATATGCACTTCATTCatcatttatattaatttttttaaataagaattagaatttggttttttaaactatattaatattttaagtgattttttaattCACATATTAGTGAGATCAAACTCTACATTTAAAGAAAACTACAACAGACTTCCCTATATGTTAACTTTCTTCATTATAATGCTACCTTAGAGAAACTAActctttttcttaaacaaatttaacaattattgTTTATACTCTCTTTTGtgatatttgtaatttttttttctaaaattaaattttgaatttaattttgggTACCGAtagattttttcaaaaattagtaTGATGCAACTTGGCTTCTATTCcttaaaaaacatgaaaaaaagaagactATATGTAACAATGTTTCAAAGCCAGAATCACCTTAATTCAAGCACAACTGGGTTATTTCTTATATCTCCATGATTtgtgtaaaagataaaaatttacttAGTCTCTGCATTTTCTTTTAGGCCACCATGGCTGAACCTTTCTCGTCTCCTTCTGCCACCATCCTTCGAGTTGTGTCTTCTTCTAAAAGTAACTTTCAAATTTCACAACCTgaaagtctttttttttctttttttttattaaaacatgatTTTCAGATTATATATGCAATTTGAAAAACACTCCCAAATTCTACAATtcagaagtttttttttaagtaaaaaatattatcatattatgtAATTTGAAGACACTCCCAAGTTTCAGAAtctagaaattattttatgcaaaaaatcaaaagtcaaaaataattcaaaaatattttttatgcaaaaataaataaattttattatgcaATTTGAAATACACTTTTTACTTCTAGatccaacataaaaaattttcaaattacaaagtctgaaaaacattttaaaccAAAAGGTCAAAAGAAAGTATGGGAGTCCAAAAAGAAATCCGAGCCCAGTGACCAAAAGCATATATGAACTAACTTCTCTGGTCcatgaatgaagagaaaaaaaaagatggcaAAAATACCATAGTACCCCaaattttcattcattcttctTCCTACCTCAGTTCTCTTGTTTCCCAAAACCCAAAAGAAAAACCTCGCATCACTGCACTTTTCTGTGAATCACTTCTAGAAAACAAAACAGCAAAGGAAATGTTACGGTCCCTTACGA
Protein-coding sequences here:
- the LOC108341504 gene encoding uncharacterized protein LOC108341504; translated protein: MAGLTLLLDLWKKNQSFNTERTYQSSLFSASATVASFAAATSFPSKDFFGPTVAHCDAGAMISEDHIPNMGNLGGKYFYHDSLKYNTKNYKIELKPLFSALEWKSFSIITLRSFLMFYLPLMEHHAKMEQDDVEFLRDKHDHDGNLSVPFKKSLFQIIREVTVVTTRRILERVTVHYVSRRMAWKLLKDVPQSAARKAGRKMPTLVYICSVSKTTFRGYMLGVSASWVVQVGIGLFQFFKSKSKNENLSNNVRIRVLRQKVFLATVRCNASLIFASIGAGIGASLIRPSVGQWVGCAIGDLVGPVIVAVCADKVLHLNLNL